Proteins encoded together in one Solidesulfovibrio fructosivorans JJ] window:
- a CDS encoding flagellar basal body-associated FliL family protein: MNKLMKVGLLVLAFLLVPPSPSMLMASSEGGHGGDATGGEKKEAGKAENGAIVIGPMTVNVLSNTGYRFLHLTLDVQCEDNASAERLTDADCKQDLIFFLSSKLAEDLMTSAGKMALRRDLILLFSKYTGPGKVKNVYFTEFVFQ; this comes from the coding sequence ATGAACAAGCTTATGAAGGTCGGCCTGCTCGTCCTGGCGTTTTTGCTGGTGCCCCCGTCGCCATCCATGCTCATGGCTTCCTCGGAGGGGGGGCACGGCGGCGATGCCACGGGCGGCGAGAAGAAGGAAGCCGGTAAGGCCGAAAACGGCGCCATCGTGATTGGCCCGATGACCGTCAATGTGCTCAGCAACACGGGGTACCGCTTCCTGCACCTCACCCTCGACGTGCAATGCGAGGACAATGCCTCGGCCGAGCGGCTGACGGACGCCGACTGCAAGCAGGACCTGATTTTCTTTCTCTCGTCCAAACTGGCCGAGGACCTGATGACCAGCGCCGGCAAGATGGCCCTGCGAAGGGATCTTATCCTGCTTTTCAGCAAGTACACCGGCCCGGGCAAGGTCAAAAACGTCTACTTTACCGAATTCGTCTTTCAATGA